A stretch of the Oncorhynchus mykiss isolate Arlee chromosome 23, USDA_OmykA_1.1, whole genome shotgun sequence genome encodes the following:
- the LOC110502375 gene encoding ninein-like protein isoform X2 — translation MDEEEQNRYVAQLKEEFHSCDTTGTGYLDKEELSALCHKLSLDAHLPLLLDTLLGPHHYARVNFEEFKEGFVAVLSRSLDFSTSEEESSYLEPVVPEEVKPKFVKGTKRYGRRTQPDRPDSELTADSEGSRPFRTEQKESSPAGVRRIKLRRSTSLESVESLKSDEDTGSHKDAIHQTFEAQGQQKRWKRDSSESTLHSPGPRAEVTDSRMRAVWEELGVGVGGFLNRQELSLVCDHLGLPDLNPEELDALFRKLDTDLDGRVSLREFQKGLFREGSVPAPTSSSTPIRPNPQHSLQQAFEERTVRSTSPSLLSATVGQRLLTRLDEGSGCTSPERVIALWTGEGIRNSRDILQTLDFPLEERVSLSELTLALDNELLVSGNGIHQAALISYKNEIQFLQVLADQACRERDKVKADLEWADRRNLQLVSEVDDRHAAIESLNETKIKGLEQEFRDRLTALRSESAQENEVLLQQVEHERAKLKEEVEVLRAHDASLHEEVCNATQEKGRLEEEGSVLKGKLSETERTISKLQRDLDQLLLDKFGSLDPNSTGLLNQEERFSEIIKEFELQCRALRDRNDELNSEVDFLKSQGIGRRSRQERDTSTHAWSSRRSLTTESDSDDPEMKRGISPMARKKLQVANKNGLGSLESLPGLVVSIETEMAMGQLKERHSQEVQDLKIELETKVNFYERSLELMRQNMEVERKDISQGFKVEISDLEEQKAQVEEQVKRLREEVEKLQAQLQRSSGGLGGPGWGTDQERRAQREQAELEQNYAREISNLVQRLTSEKDQLEAELKLRMDQEVLLVRSQLDKVNCENSALKDRLAMLQQDVQKLEVEIIQKKKKLDKVEQEHEKNREEQERHCKENAKYREELLDMSARNLQLSNENSELSSRLRGDQGAVQMLTERLAQVSQEQEEGAAAARQLQETSTQQERERFHLQAAWQHDKELLERELNTTKEKLQRLSEVESSLTSLTLKHQWLEQDKERLLREAEERTHKVEMLQDSLRSVDSQTELLRSKLQAVGQVKTDQDQEVANHQRMLQEAQDKVKELEASMGRLSREKEQLRLAQKHHEEEATMALQEECQSLRLRNQELLNEVCQLQGQDFEVQSLTQECLTMKSKQAQLEAAWAEAQDQALRAETALTLAQVQHAQQLQQFREQAGLGSREQLAHLQAQLAEERRRGQQLEETLRTQAQQASAQMGLQQEQYEKVMGDMQERMEEVETKLRSVRMILQEKVNQLKEQLAKNAKLDIMLKDLYVENSQLMKALQVTEQRQKTAEKKNFILEEKITALNKLLRKIAPASLSA, via the exons TTTGCCACAAGCTATCCCTGGATGCTCACCTTCCCCTACTGTTGGACACCTTGCTAGGACCACACCACTATGCTCGG GTGAATTTTGAGGAGTTCAAAGAAGGCTTTGTAGCTGTGCTATCACGCTCTCTGGACTTCAGCACCTCTGAAGAGGAGAGCAGCTACCTGGAGCCAG TTGTTCCTGAGGAAGTGAAGCCCAAGTTTGTGAAGGGAACGAAGCGCTACGGCCGGCGGACCCAGCCGGACAGGCCCGACTCTGAGCTCACAGCTGACTCGGAGGGCTCTCGTCCTTTCAGGACGGAGCAGAAGGAGTCCTCTCCCGCTGGCGTGAGGAGGATAAAACTCAGACGCTCTACTTCTCTAGAGAGTGTGGAG AGTCTCAAGTCGGATGAGGACACCGGAAGCCATAAGGACGCCATCCATCAGACTTTTGAGGCACAAG ggcaGCAGAAGCGATGGAAGCGGGACAGTTCGGAGAGCACGCTCCACTCCCCTGGGCCGCGGGCCGAGGTGACAGACAGCCGGATGAGGGCGGTGTGGGAGGAGCTGGGGGTTGGAGTAGGTGGCTTTCTGAACAGGCAGGAGCTGTCCCTGGTCTGTGACCACCTTGGCCTGCCGGACCTGAATCCAGAG GAGTTGGACGCCCTCTTCAGAAAGTTGGACACTGACCTGGATGGGAGGGTCAGCCTCAGGGAGTTCCAGAAGGGTCTCTTCAGAGAGGGGAGTGTCCCagctcccacctcctcctccacccccataCGTCCCAACCCCCAGCACTCACTCCAGCAg GCCTTCGAGGAGCGGACGGTGcgctccacctctccctctctcctgtctgccacCGTGGGTCAGAGGCTGCTGACCAGGCTGGACGAAGGGTCGGGCTGCACCAGTCCAGAGAGGGTCATCGCCCTCTGGACCGGCGAGGGCATACGGAACAGCAGGGACATCCTACAG ACTCTGGACTTCCCCCTGGAAGAGCGGGTCAGTCTGTCGGAGCTCACCCTGGCCCTGGACAATGAGCTGCTGGTCAGCGGCAACGGCATCCACCAGGCAGCCCTCATCTCCTACAAGAACGAGATCCAGTTCCTCCA ggtCCTAGCAGACCAGGCGTGTCGGGAGAGGGACAAGGTAAAGGCCGACCTGGAGTGGGCCGACCGGAGGAACCTCCAGCTGGTCAGCGAGGTGGATGACAGACATGCCGCCATTGAGTCACTGAATGAAACCAAAATCAA GGGTCTGGAGCAGGAGTTCCGGGATAGGCTTACGGCCCTGCGTAGTGAATCTGCGCAGGAGAACGAGGTCCTGCTGCAGCAGGTGGAGCATGAGCGGGCCAAGCTCAAAGAGGAAGTGGAGGTCCTAAGGGCACACGATGCCAGTCTGCACGAGGAAGTCTGCAATGCCACCCAG GAGAAAGGCCgtttggaggaggagggcagTGTTCTGAAGGGGAAGCTGTCAGAGACCGAGAGAACCATCTCTAAACTGCAGAGAGACCTGGACCAGCTTCTACTAGACAAG TTTGGGAGCCTGGATCCGAACAGCACAGGACTGCTTAACCAGGAGGAGCGCTTCTCTGAGATCATCAAGGAGTTCGAGCTGCAGTGCCGG GCGCTGCGGGACCGGAATGACGAGTTGAACTCGGAGGTGGATTTTTTAAAGAGTCAGGGGATAGGGAGGAGATCCAGACAGGAAAGGGACACATCCACACACGCCTGGTCCAGCCGACGATCACTGACTACTGAGTCAGACTCAG ATGACCCGGAGATGAAGAGAGGCATATCTCCCATGGCGAGGAAAAAGCTTCAAGTGGCCAATAAGAATG GCCTGGGTTCTCTGGAGAGTCTGCCAGGTCTTGTTGTGAGCAttgagactgagatggccatgggaCAGCTTAAGGAGAGGCACAGCCAAGAGGTGCAGGACCTGAAGATTGAGTTAGAGACCAAG GTGAACTTCTACGAGCGCAGCCTGGAGCTGATGCGGCAGAacatggaggtggagaggaaggaCATCTCTCAGGGCTTCAAGGTGGAGATCAGTGATCTGGAGGAGCAGAAGGCCCAGGTGGAAGAGCAGGTTAAGAGGCTCAGGGAGGAAGTGGAGAAGCTGCAGGCCCAGCTACAGCGCAGCTCCGGGGGCCTGGGAGGGCCAGGCTGGGGCACTGACCAGGAGAGAAGGGCCCAGCGCGAACAGGCAGAGCTGGAGCAGAACTATGCCCGGGAGATCAGTAACCTGGTCCAGAGGCTGACCTCGGAGAAGGACCAGCTGGAGGCTGAGCTGAAACTCAGAATGGACCAGGAAGTGCTGCTCGTAAG ATCTCAGCTAGACAAGGTGAACTGTGAGAACAGTGCACTGAAGGACAGATTGGCCATGTTACAGCAGGATGTCCAGAAACTTGAGGTGGAGATTATCCAGAAGAA AAAGAAACTGGACAAAGTGGAGCAGGAACATGAGAAGAAcagggaggagcaggagaggcaTTGCAAAGAG AACGCCAAATACCGTGAGGAGCTCCTGGACATGAGCGCCCGGAACCTGCAGCTGAGCAACGAAAACTCTGAGTTGAGCTCCCGTCTCCGTGGCGACCAGGGGGCAGTCCAGATGCTGACAGAGCGGCTGGCGCAggtgtcccaggagcaggaggagggggcGGCCGCAGCCAGGCAGCTCCAGGAGACCTCCACccagcaggagagggagaggttccaCCTGCAGGCAGCCTGGCAGCATGACAAGGAGCTGCTGGAGAGAGAGCTCAACACCACCAAGGAAAAG CTCCAACGTTTGTCAGAGGTGGAGTCCTCGCTGACCAGCCTGACCCTGAAGCACCAGTGGCTGGAGCAGGATAAGgagaggctgctgagggaggcagaggagaggaccCATAAA GTTGAGATGCTCCAGGATTCTCTTCGCTCCGTGGACTCCCAGACAGAGCTGCTTCGTTCCAAACTCCAGGCTGTGGGTCAGGTGAAGACTGATCAGGACCAGGAAGTTGCCAACCACCAGAGGATGCTGCAGGAGGCCCAGGACAAG GTAAAGGAGCTGGAGGCCAGCATGGGCAGGCTGAGTAGGGAGAAGGAGCAGCTGCGTCTGGCCCAGAAACATCATGAGGAGGAGGCCACCATGGCCCTACAGGAGGAGTGCCAGAGCCTGCGCCTTCGAAACCAGGAGCTGCTCAATGAG GTGTGTCAGCTGCAGGGCCAAGACTTCGAGGTACAGAGTCTGACCCAGGAGTGCTTGACTATGAAGAGCAAACAGGCACAACTGGAGGCTGCTTGGGCGGAGGCACAGGACCAG GCACTGCGGGCAGAGACAGCCTTGACCCTGGCCCAGGTCCAGCATGCCCAGCAGTTGCAGCAGTTCAGGGAGCAGGCAGGACTGGGGTCTAGGGAGCAGCTGGCACACCTCCAGGCCCAGCTGGCAGAGGAGCGGCGCAGGGGGCAGCAGCTGGAGGAGACCCTCCGCACACAGGCCCAGCAAGCCAGTGCTCAGATGGGCCTGCAGCAG GAGCAATATGAAAAGGTGATGGGGGACAtgcaggagaggatggaggaggtggagaccAAGCTGAGGAGTGTGCGCATGATTCTGCAGGAGAAGGTCAACCAGCTGAAGGAGCAG CTGGCGAAGAATGCCAAGTTGGACATCATGCTGAAGGACCTGTATGTGGAGAACTCCCAGCTGATGAAGGCACTGCAGGTCACTGAGCAGCGGCAGAAGACTGCTGAGAAAAAGAACTTCATCTTAGAGGAGAAGATTACAGCCCTCAACAAGCTCCTTCGTAAGATCGCCCCTGCCTCCCTCTCGGCGTAG